The following proteins come from a genomic window of Ornithinimicrobium cryptoxanthini:
- a CDS encoding PIN domain-containing protein — MPNEERIALFLDYENLALGARDHLGGEFELKPITDALAERGRVVVRRAYADWSYFDEDRRMLTRAQVELIEMTQRMGASRKNAADIKMAVDAIEMAFSKDYISTFVICTGDSDFTPLVLKLRELDKRVIGFGVRDSTSKMLPPACDEFLYYDNLEGVEPLPSRDTSSGSGSGASGDKKSGRGKKPGKTSVKDPAQTPAPESAAAVADEEESEDATREDTKQPDLAVLVAQTVSGLQSSQGGEVTASVLKRTLVRKDPTFSEADYGFRAFGELLRHLADRNVIELSEGPAKGDPEILLPETGNKEEAFALLRSVVDELSKGQESVPLSGLKDQLRRKEPGFSEKKLGYRSFLQFSRAAATEGVIALDWSDVDKDYLLETAGS; from the coding sequence GTGCCTAACGAAGAGCGGATCGCCCTGTTTCTTGACTACGAGAACCTCGCGCTCGGTGCGCGCGACCACCTTGGTGGGGAGTTTGAGCTGAAGCCCATCACGGATGCCCTGGCCGAGCGCGGGCGCGTGGTGGTGCGGCGTGCGTATGCCGACTGGTCCTATTTTGACGAGGACCGTCGGATGCTGACGCGGGCCCAGGTCGAGCTGATCGAGATGACCCAGCGGATGGGGGCCTCGCGCAAGAACGCGGCCGACATCAAGATGGCCGTCGACGCGATCGAGATGGCGTTCTCCAAGGACTACATCTCCACCTTCGTCATCTGCACCGGTGACAGTGACTTCACGCCGCTGGTGCTGAAGCTGCGCGAGCTGGACAAGCGGGTCATCGGCTTCGGCGTGCGTGACTCAACCTCCAAGATGCTGCCGCCGGCCTGCGACGAGTTCCTCTACTACGACAACCTCGAGGGTGTGGAGCCGCTGCCGTCCAGGGACACGTCGTCCGGTTCCGGGTCAGGGGCGTCCGGAGACAAGAAGTCTGGACGGGGCAAGAAGCCTGGCAAGACCTCCGTGAAGGACCCGGCGCAGACCCCGGCACCGGAGTCCGCGGCTGCGGTCGCGGACGAGGAGGAGTCCGAGGATGCCACCAGAGAGGACACCAAGCAGCCTGACCTGGCGGTGCTGGTGGCCCAGACCGTCAGCGGCCTGCAGAGCAGTCAGGGGGGCGAGGTGACCGCCTCGGTGCTCAAACGGACCCTGGTGCGCAAGGACCCGACCTTCAGCGAGGCTGACTATGGCTTCCGCGCGTTCGGGGAGCTGCTGCGTCACCTGGCCGACCGCAACGTGATCGAGCTGTCCGAGGGTCCCGCGAAGGGTGACCCGGAGATCCTGCTCCCCGAGACCGGGAACAAGGAGGAGGCCTTCGCGCTGCTTCGTTCGGTGGTGGACGAGCTGTCCAAGGGCCAGGAGAGCGTGCCCCTGTCCGGGCTGAAGGACCAGTTGCGCCGCAAGGAGCCGGGCTTCTCGGAGAAGAAGCTGGGCTACCGCTCCTTCCTGCAGTTCAGTCGGGCCGCCGCCACCGAGGGCGTCATCGCCCTCGACTGGAGCGATGTCGACAAGGACTACCTGCTGGAGACTGCGGGCAGCTGA
- a CDS encoding DUF5709 domain-containing protein: MSDQTSRENLDGEYGTYSLDDEDQLQPEDTLDGTGDPLDAGYQTADRLQGVTAWGTTAEEERTDETIEQRIGQEVPDPDSAYGAPDNESGLDEDPRVGGDDQDSIPADRDWVGESAEHVGRLVAPDEGMGPDTEKDMVARGTGNPDRSPEGSAVHYVDDNEESGD; the protein is encoded by the coding sequence ATGAGCGACCAGACGAGCAGGGAGAACCTGGACGGCGAGTACGGCACCTACAGCCTCGACGACGAGGACCAGCTGCAGCCCGAGGACACTCTTGACGGCACCGGGGACCCGCTGGACGCCGGCTATCAGACGGCCGACCGCCTGCAGGGAGTCACGGCCTGGGGCACGACCGCTGAGGAAGAGCGCACCGACGAGACGATCGAGCAGCGCATCGGTCAGGAGGTGCCGGACCCCGACTCTGCCTATGGCGCGCCCGACAACGAGAGCGGGCTCGACGAGGACCCGCGGGTCGGCGGCGACGACCAGGACTCCATCCCGGCCGACCGGGACTGGGTCGGTGAGTCCGCCGAGCACGTCGGCCGGCTGGTGGCGCCGGACGAGGGGATGGGGCCGGACACCGAGAAGGACATGGTCGCCCGGGGCACCGGCAACCCCGACCGCTCCCCCGAGGGGTCGGCCGTGCACTACGTGGACGACAACGAGGAGTCTGGCGACTGA
- a CDS encoding MerR family transcriptional regulator yields MTDTSSRLLAIGELSRASGLTVSALRFYDREFVLVPAEVDPDTGYRRYSPGQVQQARLLAGMRRVGMPLAEMSAVLESLPDTEVAEDLLSAHLRRLEDGLTDARREVARLTGLLSGPRQEPLELVVDASALARAIDSVRYAASTDPDFPMLCAVLVDPHPDGVRLVATDRYRLAVAEVEGAPAGHAEGRMSLLPTTLVDRLRRALWETWHEAGGGLRVQLRISPHHFTAVLPGGVGGGSEEVVGETLGLDFPDYRRLLHDERAPEATSTRIPVVDILADLAELSQPRVHLGTAGVTTDPGDGVLVDRAFLWEAASTLGEGYAVLPTDGEIAPLALRGADGARLSLVMPVRPEPAP; encoded by the coding sequence GTGACCGACACCTCCTCGCGCCTGCTCGCGATCGGCGAGCTCTCCCGCGCCAGCGGCCTGACCGTCAGCGCCCTGCGCTTCTATGACCGCGAGTTCGTGCTCGTGCCCGCCGAGGTCGACCCGGACACCGGCTACCGCCGCTACTCCCCCGGCCAGGTGCAGCAGGCCCGGCTGCTCGCGGGGATGCGCCGGGTCGGCATGCCGCTGGCCGAGATGAGCGCGGTCCTGGAGTCGCTGCCGGACACCGAGGTCGCCGAGGACCTGCTCTCCGCCCACCTGCGCCGACTCGAGGACGGTCTCACCGACGCGCGCCGCGAGGTGGCGCGGCTGACCGGACTGCTCTCTGGGCCCCGTCAGGAGCCGCTCGAGCTCGTCGTCGACGCCTCCGCACTCGCCCGGGCGATCGACAGCGTGCGTTATGCCGCGTCGACCGATCCTGACTTCCCGATGCTGTGCGCGGTGCTCGTCGACCCGCACCCGGACGGAGTGCGGCTGGTGGCCACCGACCGCTACCGCCTGGCGGTCGCCGAGGTCGAGGGTGCCCCTGCCGGCCACGCCGAGGGGCGTATGTCGTTGCTCCCGACCACGCTCGTCGACCGGTTGCGCAGGGCCCTGTGGGAGACGTGGCACGAGGCTGGCGGAGGCCTGCGGGTCCAGCTGCGGATCTCTCCCCACCACTTCACCGCCGTGCTGCCCGGGGGCGTGGGCGGCGGGAGCGAGGAGGTCGTGGGCGAGACCCTGGGGCTGGACTTCCCTGACTACCGCCGGCTGCTGCATGACGAGCGCGCCCCGGAGGCGACCTCGACGCGCATCCCGGTGGTCGACATACTCGCTGATCTTGCGGAGCTGTCGCAGCCTCGCGTCCACCTGGGGACAGCGGGTGTGACGACCGATCCCGGCGACGGGGTCTTGGTGGACCGGGCCTTCCTGTGGGAGGCGGCGAGCACCCTCGGTGAGGGCTATGCGGTGCTCCCGACCGATGGCGAGATCGCGCCCCTGGCGCTGCGTGGCGCCGATGGTGCCCGCCTGTCGCTGGTGATGCCGGTCCGTCCGGAGCCCGCACCGTGA
- a CDS encoding regulatory protein RecX, with protein MTHHNAEQGGRQVTDESPAGSAAERLARAREALADAEAAEATAQVVARDADIPEPARADAEPDPHDVARQIVLRQLTLAPRTRQQLADKLRQKGCDDEVATVVLDRMVEVGLVDDAAYARMLVRSRQESKGLARRALGHELRRKGVPDELIEDALSDVEPDSERDRARELVDTRLRTMRGLDKTVQTRRLAGFLARKGYDSAVAFQIIREALDDLPEHQRD; from the coding sequence ATGACTCACCACAACGCAGAGCAGGGCGGCAGGCAGGTCACTGACGAGTCCCCGGCCGGGTCAGCCGCCGAGCGGCTGGCCCGGGCGCGGGAGGCGCTGGCGGACGCGGAGGCGGCCGAGGCGACGGCACAGGTCGTCGCCCGCGACGCTGACATCCCCGAGCCAGCCCGAGCCGACGCTGAGCCGGACCCGCACGACGTGGCTCGGCAGATCGTCCTGCGGCAGCTGACCTTAGCTCCGCGCACACGCCAGCAGCTGGCCGACAAGCTCCGGCAGAAGGGCTGTGACGACGAGGTCGCCACGGTGGTGCTCGACCGGATGGTGGAGGTCGGGCTGGTTGACGACGCGGCCTATGCGCGGATGCTCGTGCGCAGCCGTCAGGAGTCCAAGGGGCTGGCCAGACGGGCGCTAGGTCACGAGCTGCGCCGCAAGGGCGTGCCCGACGAGCTCATCGAGGATGCGCTGTCTGACGTCGAGCCAGACTCCGAACGAGACCGCGCCCGCGAGCTGGTCGACACACGGCTGCGCACGATGCGCGGCCTGGACAAGACGGTCCAGACCAGGCGGCTCGCGGGCTTCCTGGCCCGGAAGGGCTATGACAGCGCCGTGGCGTTCCAGATCATCCGCGAGGCGCTCGACGACCTGCCCGAGCACCAACGCGACTGA
- a CDS encoding YoaK family protein, which yields MTSQPSPHEPSHFVRHRALVGAYGRELTGVTRSELGNRHLAYVMSFVAGAINAVGFVAVAIYTSHMTGMTASVSDHVAAGKWALIIPPGTAIVSFIAGAASTAIMFNWMRRRDAAGRFALVLVIEALLILLFGLLANSLDRVGAEVLIIAVLGYVMGLQNALITKVSGARIRTTHVTGMVTDIGIEIGKALYRNRKANVPPVHHDGAKLVLLSTMVLLFAGGGVAGALGYSWIGYPAVIPFALVLLATGLMPVFDDVRTARRLRRARAR from the coding sequence ATGACGAGTCAGCCCAGCCCTCACGAGCCCTCGCACTTCGTGCGTCACAGGGCGCTGGTCGGTGCCTATGGCCGGGAGCTGACAGGGGTCACCAGGAGCGAGCTGGGCAACCGTCACCTGGCCTATGTCATGTCGTTCGTGGCGGGTGCCATCAACGCGGTCGGCTTCGTCGCGGTGGCGATCTACACCTCGCACATGACGGGGATGACCGCCTCGGTGTCCGATCACGTCGCGGCCGGCAAGTGGGCCCTGATCATCCCGCCCGGCACCGCGATCGTCTCGTTCATCGCAGGCGCCGCCTCCACCGCGATCATGTTCAACTGGATGCGGCGCCGGGATGCCGCTGGCCGTTTCGCTCTGGTGCTGGTCATCGAGGCGCTGCTGATCCTGCTCTTCGGTCTGCTGGCCAACAGCCTCGACCGGGTGGGGGCCGAGGTGCTCATCATCGCGGTCCTGGGCTATGTCATGGGCCTGCAGAACGCGCTGATCACCAAGGTCTCCGGCGCACGCATCCGCACCACGCACGTCACCGGCATGGTCACCGACATCGGCATCGAGATCGGCAAGGCGCTCTATCGCAACCGCAAGGCCAACGTCCCGCCGGTCCACCACGACGGCGCCAAGCTGGTGCTGCTCTCCACGATGGTGCTGCTCTTTGCCGGGGGCGGGGTGGCCGGGGCGCTCGGCTACAGCTGGATCGGCTATCCGGCAGTCATCCCGTTCGCCCTGGTGCTGCTGGCGACCGGCCTCATGCCGGTCTTCGACGACGTGCGCACCGCACGGCGCCTGCGGCGTGCCCGAGCTCGCTGA
- a CDS encoding acyltransferase family protein — translation MPGRHSGTAHFRPDIEGLRAVAVLMVLAFHAGLPFAPGGFAGVDVFFVISGFLITGLLVREVERSGRVSLLTFYARRAKRLLPAASLVLVATGILSWLFIPRIRWAEIGGDLVASAAYLVNWRLASRSVDYLAEDSVASPVQHYWSLAVEEQFYIFWPLLIVLGAWLVHRHRLRTRPVLGALLVLVVLASLGWSVVATATQPETAYFVTTTRLWELGIGGLVAITAPFWQRVAPGPATGIAWAGLLALASSATLLGPATPWPGSAALLPTLGTAAVIAGGFAARSRGPVRLLGAAPMREIGATSYSLYLWHWPLLVVAAAAWGELSLWQGVAIAALSYVPARLTYALVENPIRSAPVMSRLPTLALGLGAACTVLGVGAGLTLVRGMASSIEQAEAAPGASAMLGGDQPAVEPTGPGSGDVDVDVDVDGDGDGDGNGATASTAPNTSQGEGEGDRVPDLAATGPDLSRIDLTPESISPDPLLATKDVPALYARGCSGKLGETEVVRCVAGDPDGELVVALVGDSKIGQWGDVLEQLATEQGWALHLYTRSGCTWTAATIDDDGSCLQWGQRVHERLLGPEQPDVVIVSGVKHGAGEGTGQERRDRLSAGYVDYWSDLGRVGVPVIVLSDTPSPGEVSVYECVSEHRDDVSHCAFGRSDGSGTTALREAAARVATATFLTMNDWICPLEDCPPVIGDVLVYRQGSHITNTYAVSLLEPLRARLVPVVEEAVAASAASSR, via the coding sequence GTGCCCGGAAGACACTCCGGCACCGCGCACTTCCGTCCCGACATCGAGGGCCTCCGGGCGGTTGCGGTGCTCATGGTGCTCGCCTTCCATGCGGGCCTGCCCTTCGCGCCCGGCGGCTTCGCCGGGGTCGACGTCTTCTTTGTCATCTCCGGGTTCCTGATCACCGGGTTGCTGGTCCGTGAGGTCGAGCGCTCGGGACGGGTCTCTCTGCTCACCTTCTATGCCCGCCGCGCCAAGCGGCTGCTGCCGGCGGCCTCGCTGGTGCTGGTCGCGACCGGCATCCTCAGCTGGCTGTTCATCCCCAGGATCCGGTGGGCCGAGATCGGTGGCGACCTGGTGGCGTCAGCGGCCTATCTGGTCAACTGGCGCCTGGCCAGCCGGTCGGTCGACTACCTGGCCGAGGACTCGGTCGCGTCACCGGTGCAGCACTACTGGTCGCTCGCGGTGGAGGAGCAGTTCTACATCTTCTGGCCCCTGCTGATTGTGCTCGGCGCGTGGCTGGTCCACCGTCACCGCCTGCGGACCCGCCCCGTGCTTGGTGCGCTCCTCGTGCTGGTCGTCCTGGCGTCGCTCGGGTGGTCGGTGGTGGCGACGGCGACTCAGCCCGAGACCGCCTACTTCGTCACCACGACCCGGTTATGGGAGCTGGGGATCGGCGGCCTGGTTGCCATCACCGCGCCGTTCTGGCAGCGCGTGGCCCCGGGGCCGGCGACCGGAATCGCGTGGGCCGGACTGCTGGCCCTGGCCTCGTCCGCAACGCTCCTGGGACCGGCGACGCCCTGGCCCGGGTCTGCCGCACTCCTGCCGACGCTGGGCACCGCCGCCGTCATCGCCGGAGGCTTCGCTGCTCGCTCCCGTGGCCCGGTCCGGCTCCTGGGAGCCGCACCGATGCGCGAGATCGGTGCCACGTCATACTCCCTTTATCTGTGGCACTGGCCGCTGCTGGTGGTCGCGGCAGCGGCCTGGGGCGAGCTCTCCCTCTGGCAGGGCGTGGCGATCGCCGCACTCTCCTATGTCCCGGCACGGCTGACCTATGCGTTGGTCGAGAACCCGATCCGCTCGGCACCGGTGATGTCCAGGCTGCCCACCCTCGCGCTCGGCCTCGGAGCAGCCTGCACCGTGCTCGGGGTGGGCGCGGGGCTCACCCTGGTGCGGGGGATGGCCTCCTCCATCGAGCAGGCCGAGGCGGCTCCGGGAGCCAGCGCCATGCTGGGCGGGGACCAGCCTGCCGTGGAGCCCACAGGGCCAGGCTCGGGCGACGTCGACGTCGACGTCGACGTCGACGGCGACGGCGACGGCGACGGCAACGGGGCGACCGCTTCGACCGCCCCGAACACGAGCCAGGGCGAGGGCGAGGGCGACCGGGTGCCGGACCTGGCCGCGACGGGGCCAGACCTCTCCAGGATCGACCTCACGCCGGAGTCGATCTCGCCTGATCCCCTGCTGGCCACCAAGGACGTGCCCGCCCTCTATGCTCGCGGCTGCTCCGGCAAGCTCGGTGAGACCGAGGTGGTCCGCTGCGTGGCGGGCGATCCCGACGGGGAGCTGGTCGTGGCCTTGGTCGGCGACTCCAAGATCGGCCAGTGGGGCGATGTCCTCGAGCAGCTCGCGACCGAGCAGGGGTGGGCGCTGCACCTCTACACCCGGTCGGGGTGCACCTGGACGGCCGCCACGATCGATGACGACGGCAGCTGCCTGCAGTGGGGTCAGCGGGTCCACGAACGGCTCCTCGGCCCCGAGCAGCCAGACGTCGTGATCGTCTCGGGTGTCAAGCATGGTGCCGGCGAGGGCACGGGGCAGGAGCGGCGGGACCGGCTCTCGGCGGGCTATGTCGACTACTGGTCGGACCTGGGTCGGGTCGGGGTGCCCGTCATCGTGCTCTCAGACACCCCGAGCCCAGGTGAGGTGTCCGTCTATGAGTGTGTCTCCGAGCACCGTGACGACGTCTCCCACTGTGCCTTTGGCCGTTCCGACGGCAGTGGCACCACGGCTCTTCGGGAGGCGGCCGCCCGGGTCGCGACGGCGACCTTCCTGACGATGAACGACTGGATCTGCCCCCTCGAGGACTGCCCACCGGTCATCGGTGACGTGCTGGTCTATCGCCAGGGGTCGCACATCACCAACACCTATGCCGTCTCGCTGCTTGAGCCGCTGCGCGCCAGGTTGGTGCCGGTCGTCGAGGAGGCGGTGGCTGCCTCGGCCGCGAGCTCGCGGTAG
- the miaB gene encoding tRNA (N6-isopentenyl adenosine(37)-C2)-methylthiotransferase MiaB, with translation MNTAMKTYDVRTHGCQMNVHDSERLSGLLETAGYVELASVPKDRRPDTADVVVFNTCAVRENAANKLYGNLGQLRPAKLANPDMQIAVGGCLAQKDRSTIVEKAPWVDVVFGTHNIGSLPALLDRARHNKEAEVEILESLETFPSTLPTRRDSAYSGWVSISVGCNNTCTFCIVPALRGKEKDRRPGEILAEVKALVAQGVVEITLLGQNVNTYGVEFGDRLAFGKLLRACGEIEGLERVRFTSPHPAAFTDDVITAMAETPNVMPSLHMPLQSGSDKVLKDMRRSYRSSKFLRIIDAVREQIPDAAITTDIIVGFPGETEEDFQGTLDVVRASRFSSAFTFQYSIRPGTPAAEMDDQVPKAVVQERFERLIAVQEEVSWAENRTLEGREVEVLVAPGEGRKDAETQRMSGRARDNRLVHFAVPEGAEIPRPGDMVTVEVTYGAPHHLVADSGVNGGQYAVRRTRGGDAWEALQDTPGSGRPAVSLGIPQIGKPPAATATTPACAVS, from the coding sequence ATGAACACTGCGATGAAGACCTATGACGTGCGCACCCACGGGTGCCAGATGAACGTGCACGACTCCGAGCGGCTCTCCGGCCTGCTGGAGACGGCTGGCTACGTCGAGCTCGCCAGCGTCCCGAAGGACCGGCGCCCGGACACCGCCGACGTCGTCGTCTTCAACACCTGCGCGGTGCGCGAGAACGCTGCCAACAAGCTCTATGGCAACCTCGGTCAGCTCCGCCCCGCCAAGCTGGCCAACCCGGACATGCAGATCGCGGTCGGCGGCTGCCTCGCGCAGAAGGACCGCAGCACCATCGTGGAGAAGGCGCCGTGGGTCGATGTCGTCTTCGGCACCCACAACATCGGCTCGCTGCCGGCGCTGCTGGACCGCGCCCGGCACAACAAGGAGGCCGAGGTCGAGATCCTCGAGTCCCTCGAGACCTTCCCGTCCACCCTGCCGACCCGGCGCGACTCGGCATACTCCGGCTGGGTGTCGATCTCGGTGGGCTGCAACAACACCTGCACCTTCTGCATCGTGCCGGCGCTGCGCGGCAAGGAGAAGGACCGCCGACCCGGTGAGATCCTCGCCGAGGTCAAGGCGCTCGTGGCGCAGGGCGTCGTGGAGATCACCCTGCTCGGGCAGAACGTCAACACCTATGGCGTGGAGTTCGGTGACCGGCTCGCGTTCGGCAAGCTGCTGCGCGCCTGCGGTGAGATCGAGGGCCTGGAGCGGGTCCGCTTCACCAGCCCGCACCCCGCCGCGTTCACCGACGACGTGATCACCGCGATGGCCGAGACACCCAACGTCATGCCGAGCCTGCACATGCCCCTGCAGTCCGGGTCGGACAAGGTGCTCAAGGACATGCGCCGCTCCTATCGCAGCAGCAAGTTCCTGCGGATCATCGACGCGGTGCGTGAGCAGATCCCGGACGCGGCGATCACGACCGACATCATCGTCGGCTTCCCCGGCGAGACCGAGGAGGACTTCCAGGGCACCCTCGACGTCGTGCGTGCCTCACGCTTCTCGTCGGCGTTCACCTTCCAATACTCCATCCGTCCCGGCACACCCGCCGCCGAGATGGACGACCAGGTGCCCAAGGCCGTCGTCCAGGAGCGCTTCGAGCGGCTCATCGCGGTGCAGGAGGAGGTCTCCTGGGCCGAGAACCGCACGCTGGAGGGTCGCGAGGTCGAGGTTCTCGTGGCTCCCGGCGAGGGCCGAAAGGACGCGGAGACCCAGCGGATGTCCGGCCGCGCTCGAGACAACCGGCTGGTGCACTTCGCCGTGCCCGAGGGGGCTGAGATCCCGCGGCCGGGCGATATGGTCACGGTCGAGGTCACCTATGGCGCACCGCACCACCTGGTGGCCGACTCCGGGGTGAACGGCGGGCAGTATGCCGTGCGCCGCACCCGCGGTGGCGACGCCTGGGAGGCGCTGCAGGACACCCCCGGGTCCGGCCGGCCGGCCGTCAGCCTGGGCATCCCCCAGATCGGGAAGCCTCCTGCTGCGACGGCGACGACGCCAGCCTGCGCTGTGTCGTGA